The proteins below are encoded in one region of bacterium:
- a CDS encoding AraC family transcriptional regulator, producing the protein MSMYAIVVIFIIRKQFGIGFMRSWARWIAAFYVLFIIMSAAYLIFSSEPDWQIQYDYYMSLASSATIFFMAWYDGAKINLREGNSIAESLIPSRVKLTTTSANESANTKYGHSALPFSAIQKIADELDRIMEKEKLYLENDLKLEKLASILNVSKHHISQTINRVHMVNFFDYINQKRIDEAKRILHSYNKKELNVLEVAYMVGYNHKGTFNSVFKKITGTTPTEYRKQIQSSPSFN; encoded by the coding sequence ATGAGTATGTATGCAATTGTAGTGATTTTTATCATTAGGAAACAATTTGGTATTGGTTTCATGCGATCGTGGGCGCGTTGGATTGCAGCTTTCTATGTCCTTTTCATAATCATGTCGGCAGCGTATTTGATTTTTTCATCTGAACCTGACTGGCAGATTCAATACGATTATTACATGTCCCTTGCTTCTTCAGCAACGATATTTTTCATGGCATGGTATGATGGCGCCAAAATTAATCTCCGTGAAGGAAATTCCATTGCAGAATCTCTCATACCTTCCCGCGTAAAATTAACGACCACATCCGCGAACGAATCGGCTAATACCAAATACGGACATTCGGCATTGCCGTTTTCAGCCATACAGAAAATTGCCGACGAATTGGATCGAATCATGGAGAAAGAAAAACTATACCTTGAAAATGATTTGAAACTGGAAAAGTTGGCTTCCATACTGAATGTCAGCAAGCATCATATTTCTCAGACTATCAATCGCGTTCACATGGTCAATTTTTTTGATTATATCAACCAAAAGCGTATCGATGAGGCTAAACGTATCCTTCATTCTTACAATAAAAAAGAGCTAAACGTCCTGGAAGTTGCATACATGGTCGGATACAATCACAAAGGCACGTTTAATTCGGTTTTCAAAAAGATTACCGGAACGACCCCGACCGAATACCGCAAACAAATTCAATCTTCCCCATCATTTAATTGA
- a CDS encoding amidohydrolase family protein codes for MKKIAFLFLMTFSVLACSEKDAESFAAISVRDTTGTIIFHDVHIVNVEQGTLEGPVDVITDSQKISAIGPNLEIPSGAIVLDCSGKYLMPGLADMHTHVNYENDLLPYVANGVTTILNMGSPSNILSMRDQVKSGDLLGPTIYAGAFVDGTGSRGWIVQTEEAARTVVGTIQSQGWDFIKVYNSIQTDVFLALMDEAKSKNMPVIGHGVRAPGLKRIIQEGQAMIAHAEEYIYAYFNFSNNESKIPEAVSDTKNAGAYLTTTLSAYRIIMKQWGNSSGRDALLSADEIKYVDPRWVTSWRNSGAYIHNQGNLNDNYHFQQQFVKAFNDAGIPLLAGTDSPTIPGGIPGFMIHDDLAELKKCGISNADVLKIATLNAGNFIIKTKPEEIPFGKIQLGYRADLLLLNQNPLTDLTHLKNRAGVMVRGHWLSEEELSQKMETLASEF; via the coding sequence ATGAAAAAAATCGCCTTTCTTTTTTTAATGACGTTTTCCGTGCTGGCATGCTCGGAAAAAGATGCCGAATCGTTTGCGGCTATCTCCGTACGAGACACGACCGGAACCATCATTTTCCATGACGTCCACATCGTCAATGTAGAACAAGGTACGCTTGAAGGACCGGTCGACGTGATCACGGATAGTCAGAAAATTTCAGCCATTGGACCAAATTTGGAAATTCCATCCGGAGCGATCGTACTTGACTGTTCCGGTAAATATCTCATGCCGGGGCTTGCCGATATGCATACGCACGTCAATTACGAAAACGATCTTTTGCCGTATGTGGCCAACGGTGTCACTACTATTCTCAATATGGGAAGCCCCTCCAATATTTTATCGATGCGCGATCAGGTTAAGTCGGGCGATCTTCTTGGACCCACTATTTATGCGGGCGCTTTTGTAGATGGAACCGGCAGCCGCGGATGGATCGTTCAAACTGAAGAAGCCGCACGAACAGTCGTCGGTACTATTCAATCCCAAGGGTGGGACTTTATCAAAGTATACAACAGCATTCAAACGGACGTTTTCCTGGCGCTGATGGATGAAGCCAAAAGTAAAAACATGCCGGTTATCGGCCACGGCGTTCGCGCCCCGGGACTTAAGCGCATTATCCAGGAAGGCCAGGCCATGATCGCGCATGCTGAAGAATATATTTATGCCTATTTCAATTTTTCAAACAACGAATCGAAAATTCCTGAAGCGGTCAGTGATACTAAAAATGCCGGTGCATATCTCACGACGACGTTATCGGCTTATCGAATCATTATGAAGCAATGGGGAAACTCCTCGGGTCGCGATGCACTGCTGTCAGCTGATGAAATCAAATATGTCGACCCGCGATGGGTTACTTCCTGGCGTAATTCCGGCGCTTATATTCACAATCAGGGAAATCTGAACGATAATTATCATTTTCAGCAACAATTTGTCAAAGCCTTCAATGATGCCGGAATTCCTCTGCTTGCCGGAACAGATTCTCCGACGATTCCCGGAGGTATACCGGGATTTATGATCCACGATGATCTGGCAGAACTAAAAAAATGTGGAATTTCCAACGCCGATGTTCTGAAAATCGCTACGCTGAACGCCGGGAATTTCATTATTAAAACCAAACCGGAGGAAATACCGTTTGGTAAAATCCAACTCGGATACCGCGCCGATCTGCTTTTATTAAATCAGAATCCGCTGACTGATCTAACGCATTTGAAAAACCGGGCTGGCGTGATGGTTCGAGGACATTGGTTAAGTGAAGAGGAATTGTCGCAAAAGATGGAAACATTAGCCTCAGAATTCTGA
- a CDS encoding DPP IV N-terminal domain-containing protein, translating into MRIWMAVLIVVISCSDKSSENSVPSENEWIRITNNVATEFHPFWSPDGTYILFDSDREGHYEIYRCTANGSELTRLTQNTTDNTHARWLPNGQQMVFESERDGNKELYLMNLDGSQQTRLTNSSALDGAAFVSPNGTQIAFLSMRDGNFEIYTMDTSGANQTRCTNHSADDFGHVWSPDGSKIAFMSNRNGHWDIYVVNSDGSNLTRLTTNAAEDEEPQWSPDGNTIAFRSNRDGNYEFYTMHTDGSNVTRLTHSDEDEYEFSWSPDGSRILFVKGDVPDIYYMNADGSGIRQLTSNGFRETIPSWSPDGTKIIFASEKEGNLEIYVLAIE; encoded by the coding sequence ATGAGAATATGGATGGCCGTACTCATAGTTGTAATTTCCTGTTCGGATAAATCTTCAGAAAATTCCGTTCCTTCCGAAAACGAATGGATCAGGATCACGAACAACGTAGCGACAGAGTTTCATCCGTTTTGGTCACCCGATGGTACCTACATTTTGTTTGACTCCGACAGAGAAGGTCATTATGAAATTTACCGCTGTACGGCCAATGGATCGGAGCTGACGCGTCTTACGCAGAATACGACCGACAATACGCACGCACGGTGGCTCCCAAACGGACAACAAATGGTCTTCGAATCTGAACGGGATGGCAATAAAGAATTGTACCTCATGAATCTTGACGGCTCACAGCAAACCCGGTTGACCAATTCATCAGCCCTGGATGGAGCTGCGTTTGTATCGCCCAATGGTACTCAAATCGCTTTTTTGTCAATGAGGGACGGCAATTTCGAAATCTATACCATGGATACTAGCGGGGCCAATCAGACGCGATGCACTAATCATTCGGCTGATGATTTTGGGCATGTTTGGTCACCGGACGGCAGCAAAATTGCTTTTATGTCTAATAGGAACGGACATTGGGATATTTACGTTGTCAATAGCGATGGATCAAATTTGACTCGATTAACCACCAACGCAGCAGAGGATGAAGAGCCGCAATGGTCTCCTGATGGTAATACCATCGCGTTCCGATCCAATCGTGACGGTAATTATGAATTCTATACGATGCATACGGACGGTTCGAACGTAACGCGGCTTACTCATTCCGATGAAGATGAATATGAGTTTTCGTGGTCGCCCGACGGCAGTCGTATTTTGTTCGTCAAAGGTGATGTCCCCGATATTTATTACATGAATGCGGACGGATCCGGTATCAGGCAACTAACTTCCAATGGTTTCAGAGAAACGATCCCTTCGTGGTCGCCGGACGGAACGAAAATTATTTTTGCGTCAGAAAAAGAGGGAAATTTGGAAATTTACGTTCTGGCGATAGAGTAA
- the udk gene encoding uridine kinase has protein sequence MKRPIFIGIAGGTASGKTSVAKEIVMKLGEPQKVAIITQDSYYKNLPGIPHVPGGGHNFDHPDAFDQELMLNHLQQLIRGEAVDIPVYDHKSHARTDKVTRVEPHKVLLLEGILILENRKLRELLDIKVYIDADADVRLIRRLQRDIHEYARSFDSVIESYQKIVKPMHLQFVEPSKRYADVIIPRGIENSVGVDLLITKIKSLLDE, from the coding sequence ATGAAACGACCTATCTTTATTGGTATTGCCGGCGGAACGGCTTCAGGAAAAACATCCGTCGCTAAAGAAATTGTGATGAAATTGGGTGAACCTCAAAAAGTCGCCATCATCACTCAGGATTCTTATTATAAAAACTTGCCCGGCATTCCCCATGTACCTGGCGGCGGCCATAATTTTGATCACCCGGACGCGTTTGATCAGGAATTAATGCTGAATCATTTACAGCAATTAATCCGCGGTGAGGCCGTTGATATACCGGTATACGATCACAAAAGTCACGCCCGCACGGATAAAGTAACGCGCGTCGAACCGCATAAAGTTTTACTGCTTGAAGGCATTCTGATTCTCGAAAACAGAAAACTACGCGAACTTCTCGATATCAAAGTGTATATTGACGCCGATGCCGATGTTCGCCTGATCCGCCGCCTCCAGCGGGATATTCATGAATATGCGCGTTCATTTGATTCCGTCATTGAATCGTATCAAAAAATCGTTAAACCGATGCATTTGCAATTTGTCGAGCCATCCAAACGTTATGCTGACGTCATCATTCCGCGAGGCATTGAAAACAGCGTCGGTGTCGATTTGTTGATCACGAAAATCAAGTCTTTGCT